From Solwaraspora sp. WMMD1047, the proteins below share one genomic window:
- a CDS encoding helix-turn-helix domain-containing protein, which yields MAKQRPVTDHDRQQVRELHAQGLGRNAIAKALNRGTRTITRLAAEQGLDFDRTTAAKATAAKQADARARRATLALGLLDDAEKLRGQLFTACTVYNFGGKDNTFEQALISEPSFRDKRDLMSAIGTAIDKAVRLDEYDADPGIDAAKSMLGALARGLGAAYDQLTAAESDGD from the coding sequence ATGGCCAAGCAGCGTCCCGTCACCGACCACGACCGCCAACAGGTCCGCGAACTGCACGCCCAGGGCCTCGGCCGCAACGCGATCGCCAAGGCCCTGAACCGCGGCACCCGCACCATCACCCGACTCGCCGCCGAGCAGGGCCTCGACTTCGACCGCACCACCGCCGCCAAGGCCACCGCCGCCAAGCAAGCCGACGCCCGCGCCCGCCGCGCCACCCTCGCCCTCGGCCTCCTCGACGACGCCGAGAAACTCCGCGGGCAGCTCTTCACCGCCTGCACCGTCTACAACTTCGGCGGCAAAGACAACACCTTCGAGCAGGCCCTGATCAGCGAACCCAGCTTCCGGGACAAGCGGGACCTGATGTCCGCCATCGGCACGGCGATCGACAAGGCCGTTCGGCTCGACGAGTACGACGCCGACCCCGGCATCGACGCCGCGAAGAGCATGCTCGGCGCCCTCGCCCGCGGCCTGGGCGCCGCCTACGACCAGCTCACCGCCGCCGAGTCCGATGGCGATTGA
- a CDS encoding phage terminase large subunit — protein MAIDLDVVTRSLSPIHLRSVVESTARLNIWQGSVRSGKTVASLLRLLLAIATAPTSGRVLLFGKTRESVNRNVFAVLTDPALFGPLARLIKYNPGAPTGTILGREVDVLGANDAKAEPKVRGMTLCLAYGDELTTIPEAFFTQVLARLSVPGAQLFGTTNPDSPAHWLRKKYLLRQGELNLRTWHSTLDDNPHLDPAYVASLKVEYVGLWFKRFIQGAWVQAEGAVFDMFDEDRHIVPVLPEIHRWISVGIDYGTRNATAALILGAGRDGRLYLTHEWRHDPATARRQLTDAGLSREIRAWLHGLEVPGATGLKGLAPEWTVVDPSARSLRLQLHEDGMTSAAADNSVLDGIRLMSSLLGNDQLKIHRSCKGLIEEIPGYSWDDKAIERDGSDAPIKADDHSIDAARYAIKTPEVLWRPMLRSAVDLAA, from the coding sequence ATGGCGATTGACCTCGACGTCGTCACCCGGTCCCTGTCCCCGATCCACCTCCGGAGCGTCGTCGAGTCCACGGCCCGGTTGAATATCTGGCAGGGCTCGGTCAGGTCCGGGAAGACGGTCGCGTCGCTGCTGCGGCTGCTCCTCGCGATCGCCACCGCGCCGACGTCCGGCCGGGTCCTGCTCTTCGGCAAGACCCGCGAGTCGGTCAACCGGAACGTGTTCGCGGTGCTTACCGACCCGGCGCTGTTCGGCCCCCTCGCCCGCCTGATCAAGTACAACCCGGGCGCACCCACCGGCACCATCCTCGGCCGAGAGGTCGACGTCCTGGGCGCCAACGACGCCAAAGCGGAGCCCAAAGTCCGCGGCATGACGCTGTGCCTGGCGTACGGCGACGAGCTGACCACCATCCCGGAAGCGTTCTTCACCCAGGTGTTGGCCCGGCTCAGCGTGCCCGGCGCGCAGCTCTTCGGCACCACCAACCCGGACAGCCCGGCGCACTGGCTCCGGAAGAAGTACCTGCTTCGGCAGGGCGAGCTGAACCTCCGCACCTGGCACTCCACCCTGGACGACAACCCGCACCTCGACCCGGCCTACGTGGCCAGCTTGAAAGTCGAGTACGTCGGCCTGTGGTTCAAGCGGTTCATCCAGGGCGCCTGGGTGCAGGCCGAGGGCGCCGTCTTCGACATGTTCGACGAAGACCGCCACATCGTCCCCGTGCTACCGGAGATCCACCGCTGGATCAGCGTCGGCATCGACTACGGCACCCGCAACGCCACCGCCGCCCTCATCCTCGGCGCCGGCCGCGACGGCCGCCTCTACCTCACCCACGAGTGGCGGCACGACCCGGCCACCGCCCGCCGACAGCTCACCGACGCCGGCCTGTCCCGCGAGATCCGCGCCTGGCTTCACGGCCTGGAGGTGCCCGGCGCGACCGGGCTCAAGGGCCTCGCCCCGGAGTGGACCGTCGTCGACCCGTCCGCGCGGTCGCTGCGGCTCCAGCTCCACGAGGACGGCATGACGTCGGCGGCTGCCGACAACAGCGTCCTCGACGGCATCCGGCTCATGTCGAGCCTCCTCGGCAACGACCAGTTGAAGATCCACCGGTCGTGCAAGGGCCTGATCGAGGAGATCCCCGGCTACTCGTGGGACGACAAGGCCATCGAGCGGGACGGTTCGGACGCGCCGATCAAGGCGGACGACCATTCAATCGATGCCGCCAGATATGCCATCAAGACGCCCGAGGTGCTGTGGCGGCCGATGCTCCGCAGCGCCGTCGACCTCGCAGCCTGA
- a CDS encoding phage capsid protein, producing MPGSQSTVGYLRGRRLTIFTMLLRKIAHACVAGTCLLASIYAPDETGWLQEEPLPALVVWVPLTTATQAVTGGGHQFMPMPTGGAWPPPAHAPAYSAYRDWDAWYSGDPDQLRTVYLNRAVNGTNLSPSQRVRAGQYAGGLVGTFSRWLWGNPPPVGSRDARLHCPLPADLTASVANLLFSEPPKISHEDTSVMTRLETLIEDGLNSLLLQAAEANSALGDVYLRPVVDQEVMPGKAFPSVVHADGALPNLRWGRLVDVTFWSELHREGNTVVRLLEHHEVVGKVGRIVYQLHEGTPDQLGRVIPLTEHDGAAYLADLVDADSSQVTGLNRLDVVRVPNAGPQRRWRTTPGLKYLGRSDLDGNEQWFDAVDEAWTSWMRDIRLGRGRLVVPDYMLQSAGRGQGASFDAEREVFTAVNALPDSGTGITISQFDIRVEEHRATIDELTKVAMRHAGLSSQTLGDEGDVAVTATEVQSRERMSFTTRGNRVNTWGPAIAEYIELHLAVERAQLAGKVEPVRPNVEFGDSVSEAPETVARTLQLLHAAEAVSVETRVRMVHPDWDDTQVQQEVARIKDDEPEPVEVGPALGALAGNNPPPGGPEQEGEGEPEE from the coding sequence ATGCCCGGCAGCCAATCGACCGTCGGCTATCTGCGCGGTCGGCGACTCACCATCTTCACCATGCTGCTTCGCAAGATCGCGCACGCGTGCGTCGCCGGAACCTGCCTCCTCGCCTCCATCTACGCCCCCGACGAAACCGGGTGGCTCCAGGAGGAACCGCTTCCCGCGTTGGTGGTCTGGGTGCCACTGACCACCGCAACCCAAGCCGTCACCGGAGGAGGGCACCAGTTCATGCCGATGCCCACCGGGGGCGCCTGGCCGCCCCCCGCACACGCCCCCGCCTACAGCGCCTACCGCGACTGGGACGCCTGGTACAGCGGCGACCCGGACCAACTCCGCACCGTCTACCTCAACCGCGCCGTCAACGGCACCAACCTCTCCCCGAGCCAGCGGGTCCGAGCCGGCCAGTACGCCGGCGGACTGGTCGGCACCTTCAGCCGCTGGCTCTGGGGCAACCCGCCCCCGGTCGGCTCCCGCGACGCCCGGCTGCACTGCCCCCTTCCCGCCGACCTCACCGCGTCGGTCGCCAACCTGCTGTTCTCCGAGCCGCCGAAGATCAGCCACGAGGACACGTCGGTGATGACCCGCCTCGAAACGCTGATCGAGGACGGCCTCAACTCCCTCCTGTTGCAGGCCGCCGAAGCCAACTCGGCCCTCGGCGACGTCTACCTACGGCCCGTCGTCGACCAGGAAGTCATGCCCGGCAAGGCATTCCCGTCCGTCGTGCACGCCGACGGCGCCCTGCCCAACCTCCGCTGGGGTCGCCTGGTCGACGTCACCTTCTGGTCCGAGCTGCACCGCGAAGGCAACACGGTGGTGCGCCTGCTCGAACACCACGAGGTGGTCGGCAAGGTCGGCCGGATCGTCTACCAGCTCCACGAAGGCACCCCAGACCAGCTCGGCCGCGTGATCCCGCTGACCGAGCATGACGGCGCCGCGTACCTCGCCGACCTTGTCGACGCCGACAGCAGCCAGGTGACCGGCCTTAACCGCCTGGACGTGGTACGCGTGCCCAACGCCGGCCCGCAGCGCCGCTGGCGCACCACGCCCGGCCTGAAGTACCTCGGCCGGTCCGACCTCGACGGCAACGAGCAGTGGTTCGACGCCGTCGACGAGGCGTGGACCTCGTGGATGCGGGACATCAGGCTCGGCCGCGGCCGCCTGGTCGTCCCCGACTACATGCTCCAGTCCGCCGGCCGCGGCCAGGGCGCGAGCTTCGACGCCGAGCGGGAGGTCTTCACCGCCGTCAACGCACTGCCGGACTCCGGCACCGGCATCACCATCAGCCAGTTCGACATCCGCGTCGAGGAGCACCGGGCCACGATCGACGAGCTGACCAAAGTGGCGATGCGGCACGCCGGCCTCTCCTCGCAGACCCTCGGTGATGAAGGCGACGTCGCGGTCACCGCGACGGAGGTCCAGTCCCGGGAGCGCATGAGCTTCACCACCCGCGGCAACCGGGTCAACACCTGGGGCCCTGCGATCGCCGAGTACATCGAGCTGCACCTGGCGGTGGAGCGCGCCCAGCTCGCCGGGAAGGTGGAGCCGGTCCGGCCGAACGTCGAGTTCGGCGACTCGGTCAGTGAGGCACCGGAGACGGTTGCTCGCACCCTCCAGCTGCTGCACGCCGCCGAGGCCGTCTCGGTTGAGACCCGGGTGCGGATGGTGCATCCGGACTGGGACGACACCCAGGTCCAGCAGGAGGTCGCGCGCATCAAGGATGACGAGCCGGAGCCGGTTGAGGTCGGCCCGGCGCTGGGCGCTCTGGCCGGCAACAACCCGCCCCCGGGCGGTCCGGAGCAGGAAGGCGAAGGCGAGCCGGAGGAGTAG
- a CDS encoding phage minor capsid protein produces the protein MALTGDQIEAVTASTVGLYQEVEQAILAEITRRLAAGMDAPDWAVTRLGALSTLRTATERILGLVQAAGADQIRQTLAAAYRSGQAIATTGLPAQLLRGDPDSGRLAAVIQQVPRVAAVESLAAALVADIGAKHSNVLRTVLDAYRSVIQQASAVSIAGGMTRRQASQHAYAKLVDQGLTSFVDSSGRRWRLSSYVEMATRTVTQRAAVQGQTDRLTTLGVDTVIVSDSPRECPKCRPWEGKILSISGGQRGRVELPSAVGSGTVTVDIAGSVADARAAGLQHPNCTHSLRAFLPGATRRPARPTENPEGYRAKERQREIERQIRKWKERETAALDPAAAAGARAKVRAWQGEMRNHLTANPELKRLSYREQPGAGNIPGPRAGGPGVSPPRPLAGGPGSPIQAADLTPPAPPTPAPPALPQRTRSAPTPPTESLTDILAVDLDRAANRDLVRDRMASVIDGRYAGLGVEVTDVTGYEGFGAAGRGHGLIVSARIVDQGGEPSGRVQRAFYRDGDDLVAVHAFLQIDRDLRGKGFASEFNANLERWYRSQGIVRIEVHANIDVGGYTWASHGYDFADDYAAQSVINRLRFMVGVVQSRSAELRERAAAASAEDARRLRATADALDRQLLATGDILDRAATEPFGSDRYPSAWEISQLGRSEAAGGEWIGKMTMLGSDWQGVKWL, from the coding sequence GTGGCGCTCACCGGCGACCAGATCGAAGCCGTCACCGCCTCCACCGTCGGCCTCTACCAGGAGGTGGAGCAGGCGATCCTGGCCGAGATCACCCGCCGGCTCGCCGCCGGCATGGACGCACCCGACTGGGCCGTCACCCGCCTCGGCGCGCTCTCCACCCTCCGTACGGCGACAGAGCGGATTCTCGGCCTGGTCCAGGCGGCGGGCGCCGACCAGATCCGCCAGACCTTGGCCGCGGCGTACCGCTCGGGTCAGGCGATCGCCACGACCGGCCTGCCCGCGCAGCTACTGCGGGGTGATCCGGACTCGGGCCGGCTCGCCGCCGTCATCCAGCAGGTGCCGAGGGTAGCCGCGGTCGAGTCCCTCGCCGCCGCGCTGGTGGCCGACATCGGTGCGAAGCACTCCAACGTGCTCCGCACCGTCCTCGACGCCTACCGGTCGGTCATCCAGCAGGCGTCTGCGGTGTCCATCGCCGGCGGCATGACCCGCCGGCAGGCCAGCCAGCACGCTTACGCGAAGCTCGTCGACCAGGGCCTGACGTCCTTCGTCGACAGCTCCGGCCGCCGCTGGAGGCTCTCCTCCTACGTGGAGATGGCCACGCGGACGGTGACGCAGAGGGCCGCCGTCCAGGGCCAGACAGACCGGCTCACGACCCTCGGCGTCGACACGGTGATCGTCTCGGACTCGCCCCGGGAGTGCCCGAAGTGCCGGCCGTGGGAAGGCAAGATCCTCAGCATCTCCGGGGGGCAGCGTGGCCGGGTGGAGCTGCCCAGCGCGGTCGGGTCCGGCACGGTGACCGTGGACATCGCCGGCAGCGTGGCCGACGCCCGGGCTGCCGGCCTGCAACACCCCAACTGCACGCACAGCCTCCGGGCGTTCCTGCCGGGCGCGACCCGCCGGCCGGCCCGGCCCACCGAGAACCCCGAGGGCTACCGCGCCAAGGAGCGGCAGCGCGAGATCGAGCGGCAGATCCGGAAGTGGAAGGAGCGCGAGACCGCCGCCTTGGACCCGGCCGCCGCCGCGGGCGCCCGCGCGAAGGTCCGGGCTTGGCAGGGCGAGATGCGCAACCACCTCACGGCCAACCCGGAGCTGAAGAGGTTGAGCTACAGGGAGCAGCCCGGCGCCGGGAACATCCCCGGCCCTCGCGCAGGCGGACCCGGGGTCTCGCCTCCCCGGCCGCTCGCCGGCGGGCCCGGCTCCCCCATCCAGGCCGCCGACCTGACACCGCCGGCACCACCCACCCCCGCACCGCCCGCGCTGCCACAACGCACCCGCAGCGCGCCGACGCCGCCAACCGAGTCCCTCACAGACATTCTGGCCGTCGACCTCGACCGGGCCGCCAACCGCGACCTGGTCCGCGACCGAATGGCAAGCGTGATCGACGGCCGGTACGCCGGCCTCGGCGTAGAGGTCACCGACGTCACCGGATACGAAGGCTTCGGCGCGGCCGGCCGCGGCCATGGCCTGATCGTCTCGGCGAGAATCGTTGACCAGGGCGGCGAGCCGTCCGGCCGGGTTCAGCGGGCGTTCTACCGCGACGGGGATGACCTGGTCGCCGTGCACGCGTTCCTCCAGATCGACCGCGACCTGCGCGGCAAAGGCTTCGCGTCCGAGTTCAACGCCAATCTGGAACGGTGGTACCGGTCGCAGGGCATCGTCAGGATCGAGGTCCACGCCAACATCGACGTCGGCGGCTACACCTGGGCATCCCACGGCTACGACTTCGCCGACGACTACGCTGCCCAAAGCGTGATCAACCGGCTCCGGTTCATGGTCGGTGTCGTACAGAGCCGGTCGGCCGAGCTGCGCGAGCGGGCCGCGGCCGCGAGCGCCGAGGACGCCCGTCGGCTGAGGGCGACAGCCGACGCGCTGGACCGCCAGCTCCTTGCCACCGGCGATATCCTCGACCGAGCAGCAACCGAACCGTTCGGTTCCGACCGGTACCCGTCCGCGTGGGAGATCTCCCAGCTCGGCCGCAGTGAAGCGGCCGGGGGCGAATGGATCGGCAAGATGACCATGTTGGGCTCGGACTGGCAGGGGGTGAAGTGGCTGTGA
- a CDS encoding major capsid protein, translating into MPVTLAQAQVNTQADVDYAVIDNLRRYSWLLDQIVFDDTVTPGTGGTSLTYSYTRLITAAAAAFRAINSEYTPGKATRQRYSVDLKPLGGAFEVDRVIAQLGAAATNEVTFQMQQLLTSTRIRFQQELIHGDIASDDKGFDGLDQLLTGSSTERTASEGMADITPGTITTQALAMAALDELDEWLATIVPSTTGGGDLGTPGALPPGVKAILGNTRSITRVKALARWAGIYSEDKDSVGRQVMRYGDWALVDIGDRADGSTSIIPIVANDTDLYAVTFGLDSVHAASPANVPLVQTWLPEFDRAGAVKTGEVEMGPAALVVKSTKSAGVLRGVQVSG; encoded by the coding sequence ATGCCTGTCACCCTCGCCCAGGCCCAGGTCAACACGCAGGCAGACGTCGATTACGCGGTGATCGACAACCTCCGGCGCTACTCCTGGCTCCTGGACCAGATCGTCTTCGACGACACCGTCACGCCGGGCACCGGCGGGACGTCCCTCACCTACTCCTACACCCGGCTCATCACCGCCGCGGCGGCTGCCTTCCGGGCCATCAACTCGGAGTACACCCCCGGCAAGGCCACCAGGCAGCGCTATTCGGTGGACCTCAAGCCCCTGGGCGGGGCCTTCGAGGTGGACCGAGTCATCGCCCAGCTCGGCGCCGCCGCGACGAACGAAGTCACGTTCCAGATGCAGCAGCTGCTCACCTCGACGCGGATCCGCTTCCAGCAGGAACTCATCCACGGTGACATCGCCAGCGACGACAAGGGCTTCGACGGCCTGGACCAGCTTCTCACCGGCAGCAGCACGGAGCGGACCGCGTCCGAGGGCATGGCCGACATCACCCCCGGCACCATCACCACCCAGGCCCTGGCCATGGCCGCCCTCGACGAACTCGACGAGTGGCTGGCCACCATCGTCCCGTCGACCACCGGCGGCGGTGACCTCGGCACCCCCGGCGCCCTGCCGCCTGGGGTGAAGGCCATCCTCGGCAACACCCGGTCGATCACCCGGGTGAAGGCGCTCGCCCGCTGGGCCGGCATCTACAGCGAGGACAAGGACAGCGTCGGCCGGCAGGTCATGCGCTACGGCGACTGGGCGTTGGTCGACATCGGCGACCGGGCGGACGGGTCGACGTCGATCATCCCGATCGTCGCCAACGACACCGACCTGTACGCCGTCACCTTCGGCCTCGACAGCGTCCACGCCGCATCCCCGGCGAACGTGCCGCTGGTGCAGACCTGGCTGCCCGAGTTTGACCGGGCCGGCGCGGTCAAGACCGGCGAGGTGGAGATGGGGCCAGCGGCGCTGGTCGTCAAGTCCACCAAGAGCGCGGGCGTGCTCCGCGGGGTGCAGGTGTCGGGCTGA
- a CDS encoding minor capsid protein codes for MDGLELAAEHLLQASSELVPHEEGDLERSGEVSRDDARGAVAVSYDRPYAVRQHEDLTARHDEGREAKYLEKPMATERDTMLALIAKAAGKPLQ; via the coding sequence ATGGACGGGCTGGAGCTGGCCGCCGAGCACCTACTCCAAGCCAGCAGCGAGCTGGTGCCGCACGAAGAGGGCGACCTCGAACGGTCCGGTGAGGTGTCCCGGGACGACGCCCGCGGAGCGGTCGCCGTCTCGTACGACCGGCCCTACGCCGTCCGCCAGCACGAAGACCTGACCGCCCGGCACGACGAGGGGCGAGAGGCGAAGTACCTGGAAAAGCCCATGGCGACAGAGCGGGACACGATGCTCGCGCTGATCGCCAAGGCCGCCGGCAAACCGCTCCAATAA
- a CDS encoding minor capsid protein, whose protein sequence is MAIGDGWTSRLLTGLAELLDAAGVGDWRPSGAYAAGETAIVIRAVPQAPDRLITLAAYPVGQDYVGLADSVSGVQIRVRAGADPRDCDDLADAIYEALDGLTGVTWGGIPIVQVRRQSYTSLGTDTSGRWERSENYYIDAMRPTAWNTD, encoded by the coding sequence GTGGCGATCGGAGACGGCTGGACGTCCCGACTCCTGACCGGCCTCGCCGAGCTGCTCGACGCGGCCGGCGTGGGCGACTGGCGACCCTCCGGCGCCTACGCCGCCGGGGAGACCGCCATCGTCATCCGGGCGGTACCGCAAGCTCCGGACCGGCTGATCACCCTCGCCGCGTACCCGGTCGGGCAGGACTACGTCGGCCTGGCCGACAGCGTCAGCGGCGTGCAGATCCGGGTCCGGGCCGGAGCCGACCCCCGCGACTGCGACGACCTCGCCGACGCGATCTACGAGGCCCTGGACGGGCTGACCGGGGTCACCTGGGGCGGCATCCCGATCGTGCAGGTCCGCCGCCAGTCCTACACCTCCCTCGGCACCGACACCTCGGGCCGGTGGGAACGCTCGGAGAACTACTACATCGACGCCATGCGCCCCACCGCGTGGAACACCGACTGA
- a CDS encoding IPT/TIG domain-containing protein, producing MTQPTDHVTLLARRMAIDIDIAAFPAVDWERLLGVEEMKPIDEPRVESDEAYDDEGAMREVFTGYRWAYEIKLLHRTAADGVTVNPVHAFLKAKFKAMKTSGTAAGEFGVRVYDRAGLEQAEQGRAYVKSWNPDGGGPGARDTISLVIQGQGPMSLVDNPAADLTPVVLSLTPATGEEEGGELITIGGQHFTGATDVDFGVAAADFTVIDDSTIVAVAPVVSPGTVQVTVTTPEGTSSTSGTGNDYVYTT from the coding sequence ATGACGCAGCCGACCGACCACGTGACCCTGCTCGCCCGCCGGATGGCGATCGACATCGACATCGCCGCCTTCCCCGCGGTCGACTGGGAGCGCCTCCTCGGCGTCGAGGAGATGAAGCCCATCGACGAGCCCCGGGTCGAGTCGGACGAGGCGTACGACGACGAGGGCGCGATGCGGGAGGTGTTCACCGGCTACCGGTGGGCGTACGAGATCAAGCTGTTGCACCGGACCGCCGCCGACGGTGTCACCGTCAACCCGGTGCACGCCTTCCTCAAGGCGAAGTTCAAGGCCATGAAGACGTCCGGCACCGCGGCCGGGGAGTTCGGTGTCCGGGTGTACGACCGGGCCGGCCTGGAGCAGGCGGAGCAGGGCCGCGCCTACGTCAAGTCCTGGAACCCCGACGGCGGCGGTCCGGGCGCGCGGGACACCATCAGCCTGGTCATCCAGGGGCAGGGCCCGATGAGCCTGGTCGACAACCCGGCCGCCGACCTCACCCCGGTCGTCCTCTCCCTGACGCCGGCCACCGGCGAGGAGGAGGGCGGCGAGCTGATCACGATCGGCGGGCAGCACTTCACCGGCGCGACCGATGTCGACTTCGGGGTGGCGGCGGCCGACTTCACCGTGATCGACGACTCCACCATCGTGGCGGTCGCCCCCGTCGTCTCGCCGGGCACCGTGCAGGTCACCGTGACGACGCCGGAGGGCACCAGCTCCACCAGCGGCACCGGCAACGACTACGTGTACACCACCTGA